A region from the Biomphalaria glabrata chromosome 14, xgBioGlab47.1, whole genome shotgun sequence genome encodes:
- the LOC106073890 gene encoding uncharacterized protein LOC106073890: protein MGGAHSKKTKRGKTKSQVRSAHAPEASADKMRICQVILPDGSQVQKKVYSVQSAFEIKEDCLPNENINLENYVVVLWFDDDQPEIEMKDEDEFGNQLFEFDHIILRERLNEARGNELDNAIKLKQPRP, encoded by the exons ATGGGTGGGGCACATAGCAAGAAAACGAAACGAGGCAAAACAAAAAGTCAAGTCAGGTCTGCTCATGCCCCAG AAGCCAGTGCGGATAAAATGAGAATTTGTCAAGTAATTTTACCAGATGGAAGTCAGGTACAAAAGAAAGTTTATTCTGTTCAAAGTGCATTTGAG ATTAAAGAAGACTGTCTCCCTAATGAGAACATAAATCTAGAAAACTATGTAGTTGTTCTCTGGTTTGATGATGATCAGCCTGAAATTGAAATGAAGGATGAGGATGAATTTGGAAATCAGCTTTTTGAGTTTGATCATATTATTTTAAG AGAGAGGCTGAATGAAGCTAGGGGAAATGAACTAGATAATGCTATCAAATTGAAACAGCCAAGGCCATAG